The following proteins come from a genomic window of Daphnia carinata strain CSIRO-1 chromosome 6, CSIRO_AGI_Dcar_HiC_V3, whole genome shotgun sequence:
- the LOC130690436 gene encoding LOW QUALITY PROTEIN: WD repeat and FYVE domain-containing protein 3-like (The sequence of the model RefSeq protein was modified relative to this genomic sequence to represent the inferred CDS: inserted 1 base in 1 codon; deleted 1 base in 1 codon) → MNAMKRFLLGSSSQAAQTETSQQAGANAYPPVANQATTEIVMGIKPSPSQHAALSLTHLRKLFSDFNSVSTQTMTEAERESRIYSMLPLFCRVFSHCPAAEMLEKFPEVGGFCQQVSRLAVSEIRRRASNQSTVAASQAIASFLEMEEFSTNATQESNGNGWMLLTCLNLLSLGGPGLIEIMTAASVPSTLVKCLYLFFDLPDLENPDTNPPGCEFTPRERRQLLQKSFGQMLIRLCSVPAATEELARKDDLTLLFSALSSWCPQHNLLWRKNANEVLVVLTRHGLTAIVLGYIHNKGCVSLCVENMQKASGDLLPLEVVEMFATVFCLLKDSADVTQTLLDDFRSCQGYNFLTEFMLRAEHDTVVESQEALRNLVFLVSSLSTCGFHEVRPMAFSTGSLFQLPNFSIPTPLGKGSSVRNIPAFQVLHSAFIKSTTSALASVILDAISTIFHSDPANYFILESQNTLNQFAEKIHLKGVEVQEKYFRLLEFVVFQLNYVPCKELISLSLLLRNHAANYTQCSIQCMVVLLTILRHHAIFKDVYREVGLLEVLVTCLQRFATVMKLKSDDVKHVMNEPDREKELGYLVMECLGVLLVGNANNAAVFRESGGARCAHNLIPFTDCRREALCLVQQLVLSTGGDDDMGTVLGLLQSAPATDLPLKMDILKSLLTCLRESHRTRTMFRKVGAFVYIMSALVSMEGCLNPRPANAPSSSNWENVAPQEILRFLHMIFNTLCVAMRYEPANAKFFQQEICGPSLCDTIRLLGCFDQHRTFDSPDVETDQPEMARNAQHSGLHQVFNRGVQEFEEEDVKGENRSLVNATLVMRLLYDLAVDSYDRAQTLPVCCAADGKNLQRSKSSDDGVVLRRPLSFNPINSNPDPILVHPGVVLAMFQLLPSIWTPEDVRASVALQLLVTDIIQSLTHSERNVQILCDAGFPYEVLKHAGTVLNNESLHLHGPLLTVLEQLARQALEPKDLRCFLRMGNPLNCLLPELSGSPSDGNGAALPLFRLKSLVSMSTPKDVGRGGHQGVAFSPPPFVEFDMQPEGFGCLFLPSVAPQCQLGGGTSSSGGAGGAGQPVSGQSGSSSQVIMGGVGSGGDRVFPAPTGMSYSTWICVDKFSDPRLDPHGIRLLTLVRNVMERPDDNLVCLSVVLSPRDKALLVSTQETPLPKGSSDWEPEVSGDFGARIWNPDLIQEGHWHHLALVWSRAVLKNSQFSLYIDGQLVYTGKMHYISQNPGGGAANLTVASSVFGYIGTAPSWRRQSRLVWRQGPCHLVEDALNPQVVQWIYKIGPHYVGSLQAAQLPGSAEPLCSLVNEERIVFGLNASAMSPLTLAKIRKVYRKTDSRSVAKQLGMSSHENATPIRLLHNAAGHLSGPARTLGGVVIGYLGVRVFCPRPICATMQAVGGCNVLLGLVAMATDVESLYAAVKALVYVVKCNGQAQHEMERVRGYQTLAYLLKRHKAWLNNHVLQLILVLVGFEQQNNKGGCEPNNSLAFRDLLADLDVWRETADDLLKVLFDLFYRMAAESGSDGRSNTRYLRDLNLVGRLVEILHNENGANALLSSSARETLWNLLGWLLHNTPRPIDLLLYGQYLASTLPVCINDDKTGDEGKLDDSSPAALVASRNEGLSLLFKLLLVHDKGVINQTFAEEFLRVLGFEWLLLFLQPQVKSSTVISSANCLLLLLSNPQFLVRFREGVHMGAAWTRSRDLITSQGFSGNVAAGPLRLVGRTFSVASDDVATSPNSSLQHQQLPGFQLLGWMLVNHTALPEIYYLIIGLMVGKPQLRTSSQLDLETICSCLFGVSQSQPIASLGGRGVTMYCPEAITILLTMMRAIMNPEDNSADEASNNYPNVLLQFLFYVYNNAPDYMSVFMTSDLLSAMVASLFPIGSHQQHSLNSEPNTPIEEYNRQFVVVESAIDAGKEPLTFHRAKKTLMDFLRTIVIDSLSLPITNGGASTAGGSNMNLRPVPIIDVIMEACPDSASYSQHCQFQTELLSIVMEYLASAGVILGEQGVLPVVTQNGGSLQNVPTNVFYLAGRLVDKLWLGVLTKDPHHVFDFIVQLITQAKKRSTSTGSHSNTSSNSSGLASLSLDNIYRCLNRCILYLLSRPADTISEQMALLDALHKLTNHRSLIFGSGNHDLEFIGCLCYCLLQLTLTLKISTEPSRTTWHVSGEESEPGSSMREAQHLAAVAAQRVWEELYVSKKPAVEESFKISLGANTQHRAPSLELVREPALKLWLQYVEAERRSAYRTVLEVSTPNQIQSKIQKVTGGLTRLTSRSLTMKSSKKEEAANAMSRHSHSSNSSYCWADVWLSTQYQLSGLKEQLELERRQRQQAXQHAEQFNRLNWKRVEETELLRVRGLWGPSQESRVLTKWMLDMTEGPCRMRKKLTANPHFYALYPYRPELELAENKSLRYKVATSLDAKEHFKLYSKWRQSLLLEEDQVDQVHPAQQIESLVEENAELAGETAMLATPQLQDLPQLLRPIKREVQANPLMADIDEEVELIGTSPATDEPLTSAVASSAHQQPQDWQNLMRLLEENEKIGHLFRSARVQGLETVDGLLLFGKEHLYVVDGFTQTPSREIRDISNFPSGTFEPIVPPYTTPGYGSSGSSNSNKQELKAVHQCSRLGYEDVREVHKRRYLLQPIALEIFSNDGRNHLLAFPPSVRNKVYQRLLATATGLSDSASQSVAGQKRAANVEQSAGLLSTMTAGLMGETSVTQRWVRGELSNFQYLMHLNTLAGRSYNDLMQYPVFPWVLADYDSPELDLSRPDTFRDLSKPMGAQTADRLQQFRKRYKEWDDPHNETGPYHYGTHYSSAMIVCSYLVRLEPFTQQFLQLQGGHFDLADRLFHSVREAWWSAAQLNMADVKELIPEFFYLPDFLVNANRFDLGCKQSGVALDDVVLPPWAKNDPREFIRLHRAALESDYVSQHLHEWIDLIFGYKQQGPPAVESVNLFHPLFYEGNVDIYSIEDPLKKNAVIGFINNFGQTPKQLFKKAHPSKKVGGAGSRMSGLEMALPLAGQAAMQILPLLPSASGFHSAGSGASGASAEAFFHHVDHLSPSLQAVKELKRPVGHMVGAERGSSVVAVEENKCLLPPGYTRCVAWGYADHSIRLVPHDSDKALMVCETPFHQEILTCVCPTGRTVVTGGANTVVTVWDLGKKQFSVRQHLYGHTEAVTCLAASAGYQMLVSGSRDRTAIVWDLSRLAFIRQLTGHSAPLAAIDINELTGDIATCSGTWLHLWSINGDPLASVNTLVGQQVGRSQHILCVRFSQYNEWDPMNVILTGSTDGVVRMWSLDYVQVPNEELPAQVKEEVAEVAKLVEESEEESPDDAELAGEMLQRQASMCSLPSSGSSGHEGPESTSSPVPTQLDEENQEQPKALQSSRSDSSLNGTFEMISESEVRESAIQQQQPQTPKTSNVVAPFVVHQPGKKSRHVLKEGFKWQRQLIFRTKLTMHTAYDRQDNSEPASITSLAISKDHRTVLVGDARGRIHSWSVTDASGRSVADHWLRDDTAEVCSKCRVKFSLTERRHHCRNCGHVFCSRCSRYESEIMQLRIRRPVRVCQECYAALKISSDGTS, encoded by the exons CACGAATGCTACCCAAGAATCGAATGGAAACGGTTGGATGTTGTTGACTTGCCTCAATCTACTCTCACTGGGTGGTCCGGGATTAATCGAAATTATGACGGCTGCGTCTGTACCTTCAACATTAGTCAAGTGTCTCTACCTATTTTTTGATCTTCCCGATCTGGAAAACCCCGACACTAATCCTCCAGGCTGTGAATTCACTCCCAGGGAACGGAGGCAACTCTTACAAAAATCATTCGGCCAG ATGCTTATCCGCTTGTGCAGCGTACCAGCAGCCACCGAAGAGTTGGCCAGGAAAGATGATTTGACGCTTCTATTTTCAGCTCTGAGTTCGTGGTGCCCACAGCACAATCTTCTATGgaggaaaaatgcaaatgaggTGCTGGTTGTATTAACTAGACACGGTTTAACGGCAATCGTCCTCGGATACATACACA ACAAGGGATGCGTTTCGCTGTGCGTGGAAAATATGCAAAAGGCCTCTGGCGATTTGTTGCCATTGGAAGTGGTGGAAATGTTTGCGACCGTCTTTTGTCTTCTGAAAGATTCTGCCGATGTAACACAAACGCTTTTGGATGATTTTCGGAGTTGTCAGGGCTACAACTTTTTAACAGAGTTTATGCTcag GGCGGAGCACGACACGGTGGTAGAATCTCAAGAAGCCTTGAGGAATTTAGTTTTCTTGGTTTCTTCGCTGAGCACTTGCGGCTTCCACGAAGTCCGCCCGATGGCCTTTTCAACAGGATCTCTCTTTCAGTTGCCAAACTTTTCAATCCCCACTCCTTTAGGCAAAG GGTCAAGTGTGAGGAACATCCCAGCTTTCCAGGTGTTGCACAGCGCGTTCATCAAATCGACGACGTCAGCCCTCGCGTCTGTCATTCTGGACGCAATTTCGACGATATTCCACTCGGATCCAGccaattattttattctaGAGTCGCAAAACACGTTGAATCAGTTTGCagagaaaattcatttgaaaggaGTTGAAGTTCAG GAGAAATACTTTCGGCTTTTGGAATTTGTGGTTTTCCAATTGAATTATGTGCCCTGCAAGGAACTAATTTCCCTATCGCTTTTGCTGAGGAACCACGCAGCCAATTACACGCAGTGCAGTATTCAGTGCATGGTTGTCCTTCTCACGATTCTCAG GCATCACGCTATTTTTAAGGACGTCTATCGTGAGGTCGGCTTATTGGAAGTGCTCGTGACTTGCCTACAGCGTTTCGCCACCGTCATGAAACTCAAGTCGGACGATGTGAAACACGTGATGAATGAACCggacagagagaaagagctGGGCTATTTAGTGATGGAATGTCTTGGTGTTTTGTTGGTGGGCAACGCCAACAATGCGGCCGTCTTCCGAGAGTCGGGCGGCGCCCGCTGCGCCCACAATCTCATCCCTTTTACCGACTGCCGCAGAGAAGCTCTTT GTCTGGTGCAACAACTCGTGTTGAGCACGGGCGGTGATGATGATATGGGAACTGTTCTCGGCTTATTGCAATCAGCTCCTGCAACCGACCTGCCTCTTAAAATGGATATTTTAAAG TCTCTTTTAACGTGTTTGAGAGAGAGCCACAGGACGAGGACAATGTTCCGTAAAGTGGGCGCATTCGTGTACATCATGTCGGCGCTGGTGTCGATGGAAGGTTGCCTAAACCCTCGTCCAGCTAACGCACCGTCCAGCTCCAACTGGGAGAACGTGGCTCCGCAAGAAATCTTGCGATTTCTTCATATGATTTTCAACACGCTGTGCGTGGCCATGCGATACGAGCCGGCCAACGCTAAATTCTTCCAGCAAGAGATTTGCGGCCCGTCTCTCTGCGACACGATACGTTTGCTGGGCTGTTTCGATCAGCACAGGACATTTGATTCACCCGACGTTGAAACTGACCAGCCTGAAATGGCAAGGAATGCCCAACACAGTGGATTGCATCAAGTGTTTAATCGTGGAGTTCAAGAATTTGA gGAGGAGGACGTGAAAGGTGAGAATCGTTCGCTCGTGAACGCCACGCTGGTGATGCGATTGCTCTACGATTTGGCCGTGGACTCGTACGACCGAGCGCAAACATTGCCCGTCTGTTGCGCGGCCGACGGCAAGAACTTGCAACGCAGCAAAAGTAGCGATGATGGCGTCGTTCTCAGACGTCCGCTCAGTTTCAATCCGATCAATTCGAACCCGGATCCGATTCTAGTCCATCCGGGCGTCGTTTTGGCCATGTTCCAGCTGTTACCTTCCATTTGGACGCCAGAAGACGTCCGGGCCAGCGTCGCTCTCCAATTACTCGTCACGGACATAATCCAGTCGTTGACGCATTCCGAACGCAACGTCCAGATCCTCTGCGACGCCGGATTTCCCTATGAGGTTCTCAAGCACGCGGGCACGGTCCTCAACAACGAATCTCTTCATTTGCACGGCCCTCTACTTACCGTGCTGGAACAATTGGCCCGTCAGGCTCTAGAGCCTAAGGATTTGAGATGTTTTTTGAGAATGGGCAATCCATTAAATTGCCTCCTACCGGAATTGAGTGGCTCTCCTTCAG ATGGCAATGGAGCAGCTCTTCCGCTATTTCGTTTGAAATCGCTCGTGTCCATGTCGACACCCAAAGATGTGGGACGAGGTGGGCATCAAGGAGTGGCATTTTCGCCTCCGCCATTCGTCGAATTCGACATGCAACCCGAAGGATTCGGATGCCTCTTTCTTCCCTCCGTTGCACCTCAATGTCAACTGGGAGGCGGTACGTCGAGTAGCGGAGGAGCTGGTGGTGCTGGCCAACCTGTTTCAGGTCAGAGCGGCTCGTCCAGCCAAGTGATTATGGGCGGTGTGGGTAGCGGGGGCGATCGGGTCTTCCCCGCTCCGACGGGCATGAGTTACTCCACCTGGATCTGCGTCGACAAATTCAGCGACCCGCGGCTGGACCCGCACGGCATCCGCCTCTTGACGCTCGTCAGGAACGTCATGGAACGGCCGGACGACAATCTCGTCTGTCTCAGCGTCGTTTTGTCGCCCAGGGACAAGGCGCTCCTCGTCAGCACCCAGGAGACTCCTCTACCCAAAG GATCGAGCGACTGGGAGCCGGAAGTGTCGGGCGATTTCGGTGCCAGAATTTGGAACCCGGATCTGATCCAGGAAGGTCACTGGCACCACCTGGCCTTGGTCTGGAGCCGGgccgttttgaaaaattcacaattttCACTGTACATTGACGGCCAGCTGGTCTACACGGGCA AGATGCACTACATCTCTCAGAATCCCGGCGGAGGCGCCGCTAATTTAACTGTAGCCTCGTCCGTCTTTGGCTACATCGGGACGGCCCCGTCGTGGCGACGCCAGTCGCGTCTCGTCTGGCGCCAAGGGCCGTGCCACCTGGTCGAAGACGCTCTCAATCCTCAGGTTGTCCAGTGGATCTACAAGATCGGCCCGCACTACGTCGGCAGTCTCCAAGCGGCCCAGCTGCCCGGCTCGGCCGAACCGCTCTGCTCGCTCGTCAACGAAGAGCGCATCGTTTTCGGTCTCAACGCCTCGGCCATGAGTCCGTTGACGCTGGCCAAAATCCGCAAAGTCTACAGGAAGACGGACAGCCGTTCGGTGGCCAAACAGCTGGGCATGTCGTCTCACGAGAACGCGACGCCCATCCGATTATTGCACAACGCGGCTGGACATTTATCCGGCCCGGCCCGTACACTCGGCGGCGTCGTCATCGGCTACCTGGGCGTCCGCGTTTTCTGCCCGCGGCCCATCTGCGCCACGATGCAGGCCGTCGGCGGCTGCAACGTCCTTCTGGGATTAGTGGCCATGGCCACGGACGTCGAGAGCCTCTACGCGGCCGTCAAAGCTCTTGTCTACGTCGTCAAGTGCAACGGCCAGGCCCAGCACGAGATGGAGCGCGTCCGCGGATACCAGACGCTGGCGTACCTTCTGAAACGTCACAAGGCCTGGCTCAATAATCATGTACTTCAGCTGATCCTAGTCCTGGTCGGATTCGaacagcaaaacaacaaaggcGGATGCGAACCCAACAACAGCTTGGCCTTCAGAGATCTATTGGCCGATCTTgat GTTTGGAGGGAAACGGCTGATGATTTATTAAAAGTGCTGTTTGACCTGTTTTACCGGATGGCGGCTGAAAGTGGATCGGATGGCCGAAGTAACACGCGTTATTTACGCGATTTGAATTTAGTTGGCCGTCTGGTGGAGATCCTGCATAACGAAAACGGGGCTAATGCGTTACTCAGTTCCAGTGCCAGAGAAACCCTTTGGAACCTTCTCGGTTGGCTGTTGCACAACACGCCTCGTCCCATCGATCTTTTACT GTACGGTCAGTATTTGGCATCGACTCTGCCCGTCTGCATTAACGACGATAAGACGGGCGATGAAGGCAAACTGGACGACAGTTCACCGGCTGCATTGGTGGCCAGCAGGAACGAAGGCCTTAGCCTCCTCTTTAAATTGCTCCTAGTGCACGATAAAGGCGTCATCAACCAAAC ATTTGCTGAAGAATTTCTACGAGTTTTAGGCTTTGAATGGCTACTGCTTTTCTTGCAGCCGCAAGTCAAATCATCGACCGTCATCTCGTCTGCCAATTGCCTTTTGCTTTTGCTCTCCAATCCGCAATTCCTCGTTCGATTCCGCGAGGGAGTCCACATGGGAGCGGCGTGGACGCGTTCCAGAGATCTCATCACCTCTCAAGGATTCAGTGGCAATGTAGCCGCTGGCCCGCTGCGATTAGTCGGCAGGACGTTTAGCGTCGCATCGGACGACGTTGCCACATCACCCAACAGCAGTTTGCAACATCAACAGTTGCCAGGGTTCCAGTTGCTGGGCTGGATGCTAGTCAACCACACCGCTCTGCCTGAAATCTATTACCTCATCATTGGATTGATGGTTGGCAAACCGCAGCTGAGGACTTCCAGCCAA CTCGATCTGGAAACTATATGTAGCTGTCTGTTTGGAGTCAGTCAATCCCAACCTATTGCATCTCTGGGTGGACGTGGAGTGACCATGTACTGCCCCGAGGCCATAACAATCCTTTTAACGATGATGCGGGCTATTATGAATCCTGAAGACAACAGTGCCGACGAAGCGTCTAATAATTATCCCAACGTCCTCCTCCAGTTCCTCTTTTACGTCTACAACAACGCGCCCGATTACATGTCCGTTTTTATGACGTCGGATCTATTGAGCGCCATGGTGGCCAGCCTCTTCCCCATCGGCTCGCATCAACAGCACAGCTTAAATTCAGAGCCCAACACTCCGATCGAAGAGTACAATCGGCAGTTTGTCGTGGTGGAGAGCGCAATCGATGCTGGCAAGGAGCCGTTGACGTTCCACCGGGCCAAAAAGACGCTGATGGACTTTTTGAGGACGATCGTCATCGACTCCCTCTCGCTGCCCATCACTAACGGTGGGGCGAGCACTGCAGGCGGTAGCAACATGAACCTGAGACCGGTGCCCATCATCGACGTCATCATGGAGGCCTGTCCGGACTCGGCCAGCTACAGCCAACATTGCCAGTTCCAGACGGAATTGTTGTCCATTGTTATGGAGTACTTGGCCTCGGCCGGCGTTATTTTGGGAGAGCAGGGCGTCTTGCCCGTCGTCACCCAAAACGGAGGGAGCCTACAAAACGTGCCGACCAACGTCTTTTATCTGGCCGGACGATTGGTGGACAAACTGTGGCTGGGCGTCCTCACCAAAGACCCACATCACGTGTTTGATTTTATCGTCCAGCTGATCACGCAGGCCAAGAAGCGCAGCACGAGCACGGGCAGCCACAGCAACACGAGCAGCAATTCATCGGGTCTCGCTTCGCTCTCATTGGATAACATTTACCGCTGTCTCAATCGCTGCATCCTCTACTTGTTGTCACGACCTGCTGACACGATCAGCGAACAGATGGCGTTGCTTGACGCCCTTCATAAACTAACCAATCACAG AAGCTTGATTTTCGGATCGGGCAATCACGACCTGGAATTTATCGGCTGTTTGTGCTATTGTCTCCTCCAGTtgacgttgacgttgaaaatCTC GACGGAGCCGAGTAGGACGACGTGGCACGTCAGCGGAGAGGAATCAGAGCCCGGCAGCAGCATGAGAGAAGCCCAGCATTTAGCAGCAGTGGCCGCCCAACGTGTTTGGGAAGAATTGTACGTCAGTAAGAAACCCGCAGTGGAAGAGTCTTTCAAAATCAGCTTGGGAGCCAACACGCAACACCGGGCGCCCAGCTTAGAACTGGTCAGAGAGCCGGCCTTGAAGTTGTGGTTGCAGTATGTCGAAGCCGAACGTCGCTCGGCCTACCGGACCGTGTTGGAAGTGTCTACGCCCAATCAGATCCAATCCAAGATCCAGAAGGTGACGGGCGGATTGACCCGCCTCACCAGCCGCTCGCTGACGATGAAGAGCAGCAAGAAAGAAGAGGCGGCCAACGCCATGAGCCGTCACAGTCACTCGAGCAACTCGTCCTATTGCTGGGCCGACGTTTGGCTGTCCACGCAGTACCAGTTGTCCGGCCTGAAGGAGCAATTGGAGCTGGAACGGAGGCAGCGGCAACAAG TCCAGCACGCCGAACAATTCAACCGACTCAACTGGAAACGGGTGGAAGAGACGGAATTACTCCGCGTCCGCGGCCTCTGGGGTCCGTCTCAAGAGTCTCGGGTCTTGACGAAATGGATGCTGGACATGACGGAAGGCCCTTGCCGGATGCGCAAGAAACTGACGGCCAACCCGCACTTTTACGCCCTCTATCCGTACCGGCCGGAATTGGAGCTGGCCGAGAACAAGTCGCTCCGCTACAAAGTGGCCACCAGTCTCGACGCCAAAGAACATTTCAAATTGTACTCGAAATGGAGGCAGAGTTTATTATTGGAAGAGGATCAAGTGGACCAGGTCCATCCGGCCCAGCAGATCGAGTCATTGGTGGAGGAGAACGCCGAATTGGCCGGCGAAACAGCCATGCTGGCCACTCCGCAATTGCAGGACCTCCCTCAATTGCTGCGACCTATTAAAAGAGAAGTGCAAGCCAATCCATTAATGGCCGATATCGACGAAGAAGTGGAACTGATTGGAACGAGTCCGGCCACGGACGAACCTCTGACGTCGGCCGTCGCTTCCTCTGCCCATCAGCAACCGCAGGATTGGCAGAATCTGATGCGATTGttggaagaaaacgaaaagattgGCCACCTCTTCCGTTCGGCCCGCGTCCAAGGCCTTGAGACAGTCGACGGCCTCCTCCTATTCG GCAAAGAGCATTTGTATGTGGTGGACGGATTCACTCAGACGCCGTCGCGCGAAATCCGCGACATTTCCAACTTCCCGTCGGGCACGTTCGAGCCGATCGTGCCGCCGTACACGACGCCCGGCTACGgcagcagcggcagcagcaacagcaacaagcaAGAATTGAAGGCTGTCCATCAGTGCTCTCGACTGGGCTACGAGGACGTCCGTGAAGTCCACAAGCGCCGCTACCTCCTCCAGCCCATCGCCCTGGAAATTTTCAGCAACGACGGACGCAACCATTTGCTGGCCTTCCCGCCCAGCGTCCGCAATAAAGTCTACCAGCGTCTCCTGGCCACGGCCACGGGTCTGTCCGACTCGGCCAGTCAATCTGTAGCCGGGCAGAAACGGGCGGCCAATGTGGAACAATCTGCCGGCCTTTTATCGACAATGACGGCCGGGCTGATGGGCGAAACGTCGGTGACTCAGCGCTGGGTCCGCGGCGAATTGTCGAATTTCCAGTACTTGATGCACCTCAACACTTTGGCCGGCCGTTCCTACAACGACCTGATGCAGTACCCCGTCTTCCCCTGGGTCCTGGCCGACTACGACTCGCCCGAGCTGGACTTGTCCCGCCCAGACACTTTTCGCGATTTATCCAAACCGATGGGCGCCCAGACGGCCGACCGTCTCCAGCAGTTCCGCAAACGCTACAAAGAGTGGGACGATCCGCACAACGAGACGGGCCCTTACCACTACGGCACTCACTATTCCTCCGCCATGATCGTCTGCTCTTATCTGGTCCGTCTCGAGCCGTTTACCCAGCAATTTCTCCAGTTGCAGGGCGGACATTTCGACCTGGCCGACCGGCTGTTTCATTCCGTGAGGGAAGCCTGGTGGTCGGCTGCCCAGCTGAACATGGCCGACGTTAAAGAGCTGATCCCCGAATTCTTTTACCTGCCGGATTTCCTCGTCAACGCCAACCGGTTCGATCTGGGATGTAAACAGAGCGGCGTCGCCCTGGACGATGTCGTCCTCCCTCCCTGGGCCAAAAACGACCCAAGGGAATTCATCCGGCTGCACCGGGCCGCCCTGGAGAGCGACTACGTCTCTCAGCACCTGCACGAATGGATCGATCTCATCTTCGGCTACAAGCAGCAAGGCCCTCCGGCCGTCGAGTCCGTCAATTTGTTCCATCCGCTCTTTTACGAGGGCAACGTGGACATTTACAG CATCGAAGACCCGTTGAAGAAGAACGCCGTCATCGGATTCATCAACAATTTCGGACAGACGCCcaaacagctgttcaaaaagGCCCATCCCAGCAAGAAAGTGGGTGGAGCGGGCAGTCGAATGAGCGGATTGGAAATGGCCTTGCCTTTAGCTGGACAGGCGGCCATGCAAATTCTGCCCTTGTTGCCGTCGGCATCGGGATTCCATTCGGCCGGGTCGGGTGCAAGTGGCGCCTCTGCCGAGGCTTTTTTCCACCACGTCGACCATCTCAGTCCGTCTCTGCAGGCCGTCAAGGAGCTGAAACGGCCCGTCGGGCACATGGTAGGCGCCGAGCGCGGTTCGTCGGTCGTGGCCGTCGAGGAGAACAAGTGCCTCCTGCCGCCCGGCTACACGCGATGCGTCGCTTGGGGCTACGCCGATCACTCGATCCGTCTGGTCCCGCACGACTCGGACAAGGCCTTGATGGTCTGCGAGACGCCGTTCCACCAAGAGATTCTCACTTGTGTTTGTCCGACGGGACGGACCGTCGTCACGGGCGGAGCCAACACGGTCGTCACCGTCTGGGACCTGGGCAAGAAGCAATTTTCAGTCCGGCAGCACCTCTACGGTCATACAGAGGCCGTCACTTGTCTGGCCGCTTCGGCCGGCTATCAGATGCTCGTGTCCGGCTCTCGAGACCGGACGGCCATCGTCTGGGATCTGTCCAGGTTGGCTTTTATCCGCCAGTTGACTGGGCACAGCGCTCCGTTGGCGGCAATTGATATCAACGAGTTGACGGGCGACATTGCCACCTGTTCCGGCACTTGGCTCCATTTGTGGTCCATCAATGGCGACCCGCTGGCCAGCGTCAACACCCTGGTCGGCCAGCAAGTTGGCCGTTCGCAACACATTCTCTGCGTCCGTTTCTCGCAGTACAACGAGTGGGATCCCATGAACGTCATCTTGACGGGATCGACGGACGGCGTCGTCCGCATGTGGTCGCTCGACTACGTCCAG gTACCGAATGAGGAATTACCCGCACAAGTGAAGGAAGAAGTGGCAGAGGTGGCAAAACTAGTTGAAGAGTCGGAAGAAGAATCTCCCGACGATGCAGAATTGGCCGGTGAAATGCTGCAGAGGCAAGCGTCCATGTGCAGTTTGCCGAGTAGTGGCAGCAGCGGGCACGAAGGACCTGAAAGca CGTCTTCGCCCGTCCCTACCCAATTAGATGAAGAAAATCAGGAACAACCGAAGGCGTTGCAATCGAGCCGAAGTGATTCCAGTCTGAATGGCACGTTCGAAATGATTAGCGAGTCGGAAGTGAGAGAGAGTGCcatccagcaacaacaaccgcaAACACCCAAGACGTCCAATGTTGTTGCCCCCTTTGTTGTTCATCAGCCGGGCAAAAAATCGCGTCACGTTCTCAAAGAAG GATTCAAGTGGCAGAGGCAATTAATATTCCGCACGAAACTGACAATGCACACGGCGTACGATCGTCAAGACAACAGCGAACCGGCATCCATCACGTCTCTTGCCATTTCAAA GGATCATCGAACTGTGTTAGTGGGCGATGCTCGTGGCCGCATCCATTCGTGGAGCGTGACGGACGCGTCGGGGCGATCGGTGGCCGATCATTGGTTGCGTGACGACACGGCCGAAGTGTGTTCCAAATGTCGAGTGAAATTCTCGTTGACCGAGAGGCGACATCATTGCAGAAATTGCGGCCACGTTTTTTGTTCTCG GTGCAGCCGCTACGAGTCGGAGATTATGCAACTGAGGATCCGTCGCCCAGTCCGCGTCTGTCAGGAATGCTACGCCGCCCTGAAGATTTCGAGCGACGGCACGTCTTAA